In Micropterus dolomieu isolate WLL.071019.BEF.003 ecotype Adirondacks linkage group LG09, ASM2129224v1, whole genome shotgun sequence, the DNA window aaacatctgcagcagctcATGTTTAACTGAGGCAAATTCACAACATCCTCAAAAATGAACCATTCCAATAATAAAGCCATACAAATACcataaacagcagcagcacataaAAGCAAGCAGTAATCAATAGCAGAACAAACATACATATGTAGTGTTGGGACAAAGTTGGAGTTTTTTGCTTCACTCTCAAATTTGTCAAAATCCTCATGTAGGCTGGCCACATAATCCCTCAATGAGCTGATCAAATTAACAGCATTACATAAATCCAGTTCAACTGCCTGTAGAGCAGTACTACTCTTGTGAAAACGTTGCAGTATGTTGTTCCACAAGTTATACAGAATGGCATTCTCTATCCTGTGGTGGTCTTTAGACTCTAAACCTGCTTTAATTGTCTGCCAACGGGATGTGGATTTGGAggaaaaattaaaaagtgtCTGCACAAAGTTAAAAAATTCCTCTGTCTCAAGGCAGCAGTTGACACTGTTCAGCCCCACTAAATTATGTGTGCGCAGCGCATGGTACTCACTCAGCCAAAGGGTTAATCTGTTTAATGAGCGTTTGCAGGCCACTGTAAATCTCGGACATGTTGGCTGCATTATCGTTGCACTGGCCTCTACAGCCCATATCTTGTAAAACACCAAGAACAGACTGGCAAAGTGACTCTCCTGAATGACTCTCAATTGGCAGAAACTTCACAAAACGCTCCGTGATGCTGCCGTCAGGTGACACATATCGCATTATGAATGTGAGCTGGTCTGTATGTGTAACATCTGGAGTGGAATCGACACTGATTTTTATCTGACTTATTATCTCTGTGACCTGCTCTCCCATCAGTTCAATAAACTCCAAACATGTTGCTGTTGAGAGGTATGATGGTGTTCCCCTGCCAGCATTGCCATACTTTTCTATATGCACTTTCAAAAATGGATCACACTCGCTGATAACTTCCAGCACACCCATAAAGTTCCCATTATCAGGTTGGCCAAAAATGTCACTGTGTCCCCTGAAAGTTAGTCCTCGTGtggtatccaatatttgtgcatttgactcataacagttcaaaatagcactgtagcagcaagacagagggtcagtgaccttctacggggagagcagtgattggtggttatgtagggactgaacccttctatagaatttgacctctaaccccttgttttgttacttcaGAATAGTACtatacccttctatgggtttgaccttttattttggagactcaaacccctctatgttacctaacagatacctaaacataccCTGTATAAGcaatgtttgatgtacagagagacagagtggccatcgggctgggtcactctccaagctgctgcagagcttgtaattgatgcaaTAAACTTTGAACTATTCCAATAATAAAGCCATACAAATACcataaacagcagcagcacataaAAGCAAGCAGTAATCAATAGCAGAACAAACATACATATACCTTATTACATATAAtatgatgtaataaacttttatgatcaagaacagtgtgaagcgggtttcctctcaacacatcatcacagcattattgtttggacacCACAGAAATGGCACCCCAGATGGGACCATGTTGTGCCTAAATTCATCGTTCCATCACGGGCTCCGTCGAGCTGACTCCAGAAGCTAGCATATAAGAACTTCACCACCGCAACCACCCTCTTTAAAACCTCAGTCCAATATTCACATTCgttgtgaaattgtttttttagttcTGAATTTATACACCCAGCTTCAGCACAGCACATTACGTAGTCGACCATAGCCTTTCTGTGACTCCGATCCTTCGTTTTCAGCCAAATGCGTGGCGGCATTTTTCCAGTCACTGTAGCCTGCTGTGAGTGCAGACTTAAGATCATTGCCCCCAAATactgtacaaaacaaaacacagtgcCCTTTGAAGGGAATAAAGCAGCCATTCTCTTGGCACAGTTTCGCCATTTGCCAGCCTCCTTTTAAACAGGGTTTTGGAAAAGTACCTCTTTTGGTGTTTATGTTGTCTTTCTGAGGCGGAGACATCTGCGTCTTTGTTCTGAAGTTTCAGGTCCTATTTTAGCCCAGTATGTCCTCATATGCTCATCAATTTTATCACGGCATGCAGGATCCGAGCTGTAAGAAgcaggaggtggtggtggtaacACAGCACAAGTATAGGATCCTCTGTCTCAGACTCCTTACCTAGCAAACTAGTGCAAAAGATTTTGGATTAAACTCCTCTGATTGGCgccgttgagccaatcagaattcagcaaaaacgaggatcagtccaagttgggagTAGTGAAAGTATTAGTTTGGCTCAGACTGACAGACATACAAACAGCGTTCCGCTGCTGTTGACCAGTCCGACAGCACGGTCGGACTGGTCAACCCTAACCCTTAATTTCATTATCAATAAACTCCCAGTCTTGTGCTAGCAGATCAACTTTGTGTGAACATGACTTTTTGGCTAGTTTTTGTAAATGTCTCTTCCATTCAGTCCTTAAATCAATATTCGAACCTGGTGACCTGTATATGCAACttacaataatattttttttaaaaagctgctaCTAATAGCTGGCTAAACCACAGACATAATATAGAGATAGACGCCCTATGAATGATGGTTGTTGATGCCAAACTGTGTCTCCTCAATGTGTTCCCCAAGCAGAAAAACATCCTCCGTTCCAATCTCCTCCCGGACGATGTGTGTGACTGTCGACAACTTAAGCCTatttcacactacacgatttttagcccgatttgccgctcggcgaccatcaggctgtgatcgcgggtaaatcagcgatcgattggcggtcgccagtcgttatgtgtgaactactcaaggatgtatcaaaacggctccccgacacatttctgacacatcgccgatgtctgccagatatctagcatgccaaatatctggatgAGTCGGCNNNNNNNNNNNNNNNNNNNNctgtgtatatatacctggtgtttctgtcttgtccttgcccggtcattgttcatgttaccccccagtctgtcgtgtgtgtactctctgcctgtaaccagccttgcttgtctcgtcttgtctcgtctcccggtacttttggatttctgtttttcagccactcacctgtagtgtgctcgcttttggttatattaaaacccttcgttataccatacctgctccgcactgtgtcctgcgtttgggttctccaacctgcctccacaccacgatcgtgacatcgcgggtaaatcagcgatcgattggcggtcgccagtcgttatgtgtgaactactcaaggatgtatcaaaacggctccccgacacatttctgacacatcgccgatgtctgccagatatctagcatgccaaatatctggatgAGTCGgctgactcgacatccacatccaaccaatgagagcaggctgctgtgcagagcaggcagctaatTTTTCCCCGCAAAACATGTTtcactcccctccagctctctctgtagctcagacaatccctgttACCAAAACAAACCTTCACTTCACTTCTTCAACAAAACTCCTATTTTGATGCATATCTGTTGATAATGAACCAAAGTTGATAAAATTGTGAATAAGCTTGTTTGCAAACCATTCTACAGTCAGATGTTCTGTTGCCTTTATTTTCTATCTTTTAAGTAAGTGGGTGGGTATGAGACATGAGAGGTATCTTACTTTTGTTGGGAGAATTACATGTGAATAATacacagtgttgggcaagctacttggaaattGTAGTGAGCTATCAGTTACTCTTCCATGAATAAAGCTTCACTAACATTACACAAAAGCTACCACCCAGtcaaatgtagcaagctaagtaACGCAAACACAGCAGTAGGCTAGTTCACTACATAGGAAGCTACTTTAAGTTGCGCTAATTTCACATGACAAGAAAAGTGTAACTTGTGTGGCCAAGCTACTTGATAAATAAAGTAGTTAAGCTACTGAAAAGTTAATTCAGGAAATAGTGAAGCTACCACAAAAATACCAAGTTACTAGCTGGGTTATAAGTAGTGACTGCCAAACACTGAAAATACAGTCTGTGCCACTTATGTAAAATTCGCTGACCAATGTTATATcagtaatatttgtttttttctcaaataGAATTCTTGTGTCAGTTGTAAACTAAGTCAGTGTTATGGAATATGACTTATCAAGTCCGGTGAACACCAGCCAGTGCAGTAAACATAgcctagctagctggctaaaAATCACACTGACAGGTTTGATTTACTGAAACTTTGTTTTTCAGGTTTGAAACCAGCTCCTACTTTTTTAAGGATTAAttagtaacttattacaatttaagtaatttgcccaacactgttacTCAAACACCAAAAAATTACCTCTCCTCTGTTTGCTGTGTGGTGAGCAACTGGACATTCTGAGATTTCAGCAACTTCGGCCTGGAGCACTGGGGCTCCGACACCCGACGTGTGGAGAAGACCCGCACCTTTATGCTGGAGTGGCTCTCCTTCATGTGCAGGTAGGCAAAGACATGCACTTCAGTATATTGTATTTCTTCTACTATGAACAAGCCTTATTCattactgtttttaatttagTACTGAAACAGCCTCAGTATGTTTATACTGGTAGtaacagtattttaatactAGGCCTGCTATTAGTCATGGTGTTGTAAGTCATCTCATTAAACAGTGTTGAGTCTGTGGGGATATCTGATACttttagaaaaatgtgtttgataTTAATAAAGAATGAAGTTCTATTAACTCTATACTACACATACTAGTGGCTCCGGGGGCAGAGCTAAACTCTCAGCCcagtgggggcggagcttcatcacGGGGCCCACCTGTTACAAAGTAATTtaaaccaagtttacatgaccctGGACTCACTCCAAAAGTCCACTGAGTCTGTCTGCTTCGCTGCTGCCAGAGCTGATGACAGCCATTCTGCTAAATGTtagcactaatcaccaaatcaacaaaatataaacatgtcGGCAAAATCCGGCtggcaaaatgctcttattctgaaatgctccctgtggtagtTGCCCGTCAAGACAATGAATGAAAGTGGGCCACAGATagctttgaagaatgtagtagaaacacaaaaaggacACACCATATTAAATacaagtcattaacgtggggCAGCTAcatgctccgctgctgaaacacttctgagaggcttccagtggGCTTTGACGCCGTAAATCAACCCTTGTGCAGGCTACGtccgtccctcagaattcccatgatgcatgagagggaagggagttttgttaaaatgtgctaataagttcaccatttgtttgaaatagaaatgttactttatgatttatgtatattaaaacgtgtctccttagaatatagtattttttttgttcgaaattgtcattcttgtggtggtttaccattgaaaccacAAGTGAAGAGCTGCTGATTTTTGCTGGCACAGCAGATCTACGTGCATCAATGCATCAATTGAGCTAAACTGCACTATGCTGAACTCTCTGGCCCACAAATGGGGCCCCCTACCAGCCAGGACCCTGGGGTGGCTGTACCCATTCACTCATGCTATTTCCGCTTATGAGTGGCTCCAAATGGCTGCAAGATGGAACTTAATAAATTAACCTGCCATACTTATATCCTGGGTTCAGAGTACATATCTGCTGCTTGAATAGGACCACTCAGTGAATTAGGTCAAAAGAAATTAAGCAAAGAACTTGTCAAACATTATCTGGCTTTCATATTGAAAACTTCATGAAAAGTGAACTGGAGAGGAAATAAAGATGATGTCCCATCCCTGTCCCTCAGATATATTCCAGTGGGTCTGTTAGAGCGAGTGCCTCAGAAGATCAATGAGAGACCTCCGTACTACATGGGCAGAAACTATCTGGAGTCACTGAtggcaaaatgtcaaaatgttggGGACTGTGACAGGACTAGGTGAGCAGAAAACTGTGTTAATCTGTAAGAAGTATCATTCAAAATCAAGCAACactaaaatgtattgttaaagTGATATATTTACTTATTATAAACTCTCACTTTATCCCCTCTCCAGTGAAATGCTACTTGGACCTGTACCGAACGATTTCAACTTTTTGCCCAAACATAAGGCCAACGCATAAAAGTGAATTTCTACTTCACTACTAAAAAAACACCCAGGTTTTTCTTTTGGCTCTAGAGAATAAGATTAAAAGAAAggaaattattgttttaaatgataAAGACTATTGAATAGTCTGCTTATTTGACATGCGGTGCAGTAGTAAACTATATGGGTGTTTCTGTTCTTGTACTGAAATATATGCAATAAACTCTTTTGCCACCCCGAGAAATGTCTATGTCTTATTTTTCTTCTAGTTAAAGAGGCTGAAAGGTGTGATTTCCGATCCATCATCGTGGAAGATGAGCAATGCTCTGTAGTAACACAAAGCTTTTCTTTTGGtgattgaaatgaaatgagtttaattatttcagtcagtgaaattaatcatttaaatgttaatgacACCCTATTAGGTACAACTATAAAGTGTAATCTATTCAACATCTTTgtgataaaatgtatttgtgtgatGCCTGCAATAAGTTTTTTACTCAGAGCTCTTGATTCTACTTTTGAGATGGAGAGTAGATGGTTTCGTATTGTATTTAATctattttaatgattttttaaacaatgacaTGTACATACATGAGAAAGACAATGACAGAGACACCTCTTAATATAATGCAGCACCCAAAGGAAAACCCTGtgttaattaaatgtgtaacaagcAATATACAtggtgttatttaaaaaaataaaaaataattgaacATGCTTGCattattcaaaatgtattaCTGAAAGACAAAATCCAGTTATACTTGAGAAAAGatttcaaaatttaaaaaagtgtccAATAAAGTATTTGCACTGACTGTGTGCCTGTAACTTGTAAGATAATGtcatacatttacataattaaatgttggtcaattgatttattttaaaagatctGGAACATCTTAGAAACATGCCTTTCCTTTAGTAAACAGGCGGTTTTCATTCCCAAACCTGTGACTTTAGTTGAGTAAGCGAGTGCCAATCAGTGGTCACCAGGTGCACTCAATTAACTTCAAACCACCATTTGTAGCATTTCAAGGGGCTGCATGTTTGTCTGGGTTTTCAGCAGCTACAGGAAAGCTTTCACATTGATTCATGGCTGGTGTTAGAGTTGAGCTGCTGGTAGTCCTGACTGCGGCTCTGCTGGTTTCAGTAGAGGGATGGGCGCGGATCAAGAAAGTTCAGCGTACTAATGTTTATGAGAGCCGCCAGCGGTCTGAACCACGAAGTGTTACCTTGCCAGGTAAACAACCACCAATGACACAGCACTGATAATGAGCGTGTGGTCACTGAAAGCACTGTGTGAATCGCTCTTGGACTGACTGAGTCTTGGGACGCTTGCTTGCTTCTAGAAATACATgaccataaaaaaaaatgtccagaTGGTGCGTTCCACCGTATGAGAGGTTGAAAGAAAATTATTGCATGTACTAAACATTAACTGAGGTATTAAAAGCAACGGTACAAGCCATGCAAGGTCTAAAAAACTCAGTCAGCTGCACCACTAGGCTGCAGCACACACTTTTATGCCGTTTGGACCTGCAAGGACATGAGCATTAGCAAATCACGCAAAAATATCTAAATttacaaacaaatcaatataaACTATCAAATTGGCTCCTACAATGATcctccttttttaaatgttaacatttacTATTGTCCTGTAATGCTATAGTCTGCTCTACTGCCTgtttaaaacaaactaaattgtTAACTTAGTGGATCAAATGTGTGAGAAATGTATTAGCCTATGTATTTCCATAATCAAGCATAGATGACCTGAGATGTTTGCGTTTCAGTCCACTCTAGCAACCGCTTAGTCATAAGGACTTTTGGAAGAAACCGTTTGACTGGGCTATCTAGATCGATTTGACAAGGAAATGGCTGGGTTTTTTTGACAGCAGTCATCTGTGACATTGGTAACAATTACCTCTCTCCCCTCCAGATTACAGCAGGCAGGACGATGATGGTGAAGATGCAGTTCTTGAGGATTCATTACTTCAGGTTGAAGGTGCCACCACCAGTGGAAACTTCTACAATTTTGCTAACCATGGAGACCAGATTGACGCAGTAGATTCTAGTCCAAGAACATGGCGCAGAGGTACTGATGGTGGCTTCCAGATGGAATTTGACAATATCCCTTCAAGGAGCCACACCAGCAGTACCAGTCAGCGTCAGACTGGGATAGATGTGGTTTGCAGTGACGTTGGCTTCCAAATTACTCTGCCGACAGGTTCATTAAGTGAAGTCAAAGTTGTTGGTATGTACTTGACTCTTCTGCCTATTTAAACTCAAGTCTTTATTTTGCTGAATGCATGTTGTGAACTTACTAGGCTTTCACTTTGTTCATTAGGCTCAAAGGACTTGCTGTCCGTTATGGATGCTCCAGAGTCTTGTGGTTATGAAGTGAACCCTCTGACTAACACCTTGGCTGTACCCTTCACCGGGTGCTATGTGAAACGGGTAGGTTtctgtaaatgtactgtaaagtAACTGCCTTGACTCTGTAGTCTTTACAAAGTTCTTGTGTAGTTTTGCATGTCTTGAATTGAGTTAATTTCTCTTTGTGAATTGTTACAGAATGACCTCTACAGCCTGCAGTTGTTGTATGTCAACGAGTTTGATCAGACACAAGTTGCTACTGCATCTTGTGAGAGGAGTCTGAAGTTGGACCCAGGTATGCTCCCTCGCTCCAGTGGCCCATCCAGTCCCACATTAAAGCACATTGACCCAATCTCAGTGCGGCCGCAACGGCCTACATGTACACAACGGCCCCAACTTCCGGGTTCCCCGCAAGGGCCCCAACTGCCCGGATGGCCCCAACTTCCGGGTTCCCCGCAAGGGCCCCAACTGCCCGGATGGCCCCAACTGCCGGGTTCCCCGCAAGGGCCCCAACTGCCCGGATGGCCCCAACTGCCGGGTTCCCCGCAAGGGCCCCAACTGCCCGGATGGCCCCAACTTCCGGGTTCCCCGCAAGGGCCCCAACTGCCCGGATGGCCCCAACTGCCGGGTTCCCCGCAAGGGCCCCAACTGCCCGGATGGCCCCAACTGCCGGGTTCCCCGCAAGGGCCCCAACTGCCCGGATGGCCCCAACTGCCGGGTTCCCCGCAAGGGCCCCAACTGCCCGGATGGCCCCAACTTCCCGGTTCCCCGCAAGGGCCCCAACTTCCCGGTTCCCCGCAAGGGCCCCAACTTCCCGGTTCCCCGCAAGGGCCCCAACTTCCCGGTTCCCCGCAAGGGCCCCAACTTCCCGGTTCCCCGCAAGNNNNNNNNNNNNNNNNNNNNNNNNNNNNNNNNNNNNNNNNNNNNNNNNNNNNNNNNNNNNNNNNNNNNNNNNNNNNNNNNNNNNNNNNNNNNNNNNNNNNCTTCCCGGTTCCCCGCAAGGGCCCCAACTTCCCGGTTCCCCGCAAGGGCCCCAACTTCCCGGTTCCCCGCAAGGGCCCCAACTTCCCGGTTCCCCGCAAGGGCCCCAACTTCCCGGTTCCCCGCAAGGGCCCCAACTTCCCGGTTCCCCGCAAGGGCCCCAACTTCCCGGTTCCCCGCAAGGGCCCCAACTTCCCGGTTCCCCGCAAGGGCCCCAACTTCCCGGTTCCCCGCAAGGGCCCCAACTTCCCGGTTCCCCGCAAGGGCCCCAACTTCCCGGTTCCCCGCAAGGGCCCCAACTTCCCGGTTCCCCGCCGTGTCGCCAACTTCCCGGTTCCCCGCCGTGTCGCCAACGGCCCGGATTGCCCCAAGGTCCCCAACTTCCCGGTTCCCCGCAAGGGCCCCAACGGCCGCCATGTCGCCAACGGCCCGGATCGCCCCAAGGTCCCCAACGGCCGCCATGTCGCCAAGGGCCAGCACCGCCAACACTGCCAAAAACACATGGTGAGTACAAACTTCgttcagcaaatgtgttgaatgGTAACCATTTCACACAACTTAGATTtttgatgtcaaaatgtttttgtcattgccCTATTAGGTTGTGGCATCCCCACAGGGGAGCAGGTGACTTGTGGCCAGTCAGGAATATCGTCCTCAGACTGTAAAATGATGGGATGCTGTGTGGGTTCTTCTACATCTGCCTGCTACTACCCAATGGATGGTGAGGCTTCTGTTTAGGGAGAAGTGgtttaaaaaacattcaaataggaaatgtctgtatttcaagtgactccccctctctctttagAGTGCACTGTCGATCAACACTTTGTGTTCGCCATTCGTGCCAACTCTGCATCCATCCCTGTGGACCCCACCAAGCTTGTTATTACTGGGAGTACAAACTGTAAACCAGTCATTGTCAACGACAAAGTTGCCATCTTTAAGTTCAACGTTACAGAATGTGGAGTTCATGCTTATGTAAGTCCTCCCCTCTGTTACACTTTAGCAAGTTGGAAAATGCATACAACTTGACTACCATAAATATTCATTTGAAAGCTTAGTCCTAGTCAAGCTATATTCACACTGCAGACCTTAATGCTCAAGTCCAGTTTATTGCCCACATCTGATTGAGATTGACTGAAAGATCCTTGAAGGGGAGATGGTGGTGGTATTTATGCCGAGTCATGGCTTACTACCCTTTCAAACACGGTTTATTCTATCCAACATTTTCACTTGATATTGTTACGTTAACAATCTCAGGCTAAAAAAAGCAACCTAAAAGTTAGTATTTAATTTTATGCAACGGGGTTGCTACCTATACTGTGAACAGTTGACCTGCATTTTAGGAGTCGTAATACGGTTTAACAATTTCCAGCTGATTTGCTAAAGACAGCAGAACAGCAAGAACGTCCTGTTCTTTGATCGGCAGAGCTAATCGGAGCAGGGTGGGTCATGGCTTCGCCGTAGTAGGATTCAGTGATGGGATTAGGGCTCTTTAGTTGAAATAAACAACTTGttgagcaagagttttgtgtGAAGGGAAGTAAAAGGCATCTTCTACATGTCTTTCCTCTAAAAGATGAATTCATAGggttttaaaggtatttcataaatacattttcacttaaTATGCTGGGAGTCTTGGAGGGTGTGCTTCAGGCGGTACATCATGCATGCTGTGTAATCTGCTGGGAAACTGGAAGCCAACAGCTGAGAAGTTGACGTTTCTTGACAGGAAGTTGGTGAGACGATGATCTACCTGGCTGAAGTGCAGACTGTCGTCCAATCTCTAACCCTCCAGTATGGCGTAATTACAACACGTGATCCGCTCAGGTTAGTGGGTTACACAATACACTTTGACTCTGTGGGCACAATTCTTCCACTCTGTTGCTTTTTGTGTGTAGTGCTAAGCTTAAATGTTAACCCATGTATTTGCATAGGTTCATGGTTGAGTGTCGCTATAGCAAAGCAGGCGTTGCTCTGCAGTCACTAGCCAGCGCTGGCTACATGGTGAAGACCCCGAGTTCCAGCTTGCCATCAGCGGTCCTCTCTAATGGCTTATATGCTGTTGACTTGAGAATTGCTAAAGGTTGGGTATTTATGCCTTATTTTCTAAACCAATTGC includes these proteins:
- the LOC123976001 gene encoding uncharacterized protein LOC123976001 isoform X3 codes for the protein MAGVRVELLVVLTAALLVSVEGWARIKKVQRTNVYESRQRSEPRSVTLPDYSRQDDDGEDAVLEDSLLQVEGATTSGNFYNFANHGDQIDAVDSSPRTWRRGTDGGFQMEFDNIPSRSHTSSTSQRQTGIDVVCSDVGFQITLPTGSLSEVKVVGSKDLLSVMDAPESCGYEVNPLTNTLAVPFTGCYVKRNDLYSLQLLYVNEFDQTQVATASCERSLKLDPGMLPRSSGPSSPTLKHIDPISVRPQRPTCTQRPQLPGSPQGPQLPGWPQLPGSPQGPQLPGWPQLPGSPQGPQLPGWPQLPGSPQGPQLPGWPQLPGSPQGPQLPGWPQLPGSPQGPQLPGWPQLPGSPQGPQLPGWPQLPGSPQGPQLPGWPQLPGSPQGPQLPGSPQGPQLPGSPQGPQLPGSPQGPQLPGSPPCRQRPGSPQGPQRPPCRQGPAPPTLPKTHGCGIPTGEQVTCGQSGISSSDCKMMGCCVGSSTSACYYPMDECTVDQHFVFAIRANSASIPVDPTKLVITGSTNCKPVIVNDKVAIFKFNVTECGVHAYEVGETMIYLAEVQTVVQSLTLQYGVITTRDPLRFMVECRYSKAGVALQSLASAGYMVKTPSSSLPSAVLSNGLYAVDLRIAKDQTYSSYLPTNNRPLRLLLGNPVYLELRLISPKPDAVILVNYCVAYPRSARNALVLIYEGCPNLYGPNMSILKICDSSNRHQRRFVVEAFQFMVQKTNDYLDEEIYFMCSTEVCFEADGPCEQQCFDGKAP
- the LOC123976001 gene encoding uncharacterized protein LOC123976001 isoform X2; translation: MAGVRVELLVVLTAALLVSVEGWARIKKVQRTNVYESRQRSEPRSVTLPDYSRQDDDGEDAVLEDSLLQVEGATTSGNFYNFANHGDQIDAVDSSPRTWRRGTDGGFQMEFDNIPSRSHTSSTSQRQTGIDVVCSDVGFQITLPTGSLSEVKVVGSKDLLSVMDAPESCGYEVNPLTNTLAVPFTGCYVKRNDLYSLQLLYVNEFDQTQVATASCERSLKLDPGMLPRSSGPSSPTLKHIDPISVRPQRPTCTQRPQLPGSPQGPQLPGWPQLPGSPQGPQLPGWPQLPGSPQGPQLPGWPQLPGSPQGPQLPGWPQLPGSPQGPQLPGWPQLPGSPQGPQLPGWPQLPGSPQGPQLPGWPQLPGSPQGPQLPGSPQGPQLPGSPQGPQLPGSPQGPQLPGSPQGPQLPGSPQGPQLPGSPQGPQLPGSPQGPQLPGSPQGPQLPGSPQGPQLPGSPQGPQLPGSPQGPQLPGSPQGPQLPGSPQGPQLPGSPQGPQLPGSPPCRQLPGSPPCRQRPGLPQGPQLPGSPQGPQRPPCRQRPGSPQGPQRPPCRQGPAPPTLPKTHGCGIPTGEQVTCGQSGISSSDCKMMGCCVGSSTSACYYPMDECTVDQHFVFAIRANSASIPVDPTKLVITGSTNCKPVIVNDKVAIFKFNVTECGVHAYEVGETMIYLAEVQTVVQSLTLQYGVITTRDPLRFMVECRYSKAGVALQSLASAGYMVKTPSSSLPSAVLSNGLYAVDLRIAKDQTYSSYLPTNNRPLRLLLGNPVYLELRLISPKPDAVILVNYCVAYPRSARNALVLIYEGCPNLYGPNMSILKICDSSNRHQRRFVVEAFQFMVQKTNDYLDEEIYFMCSTEVCFEADGPCEQQCFDGKAP
- the LOC123976785 gene encoding tRNA-dihydrouridine(47) synthase [NAD(P)(+)]-like; this encodes MQDPSCKKQEVVVVTQHNNFGLEHWGSDTRRVEKTRTFMLEWLSFMCRYIPVGLLERVPQKINERPPYYMGRNYLESLMAKCQNVGDCDRTSEMLLGPVPNDFNFLPKHKANA
- the LOC123976001 gene encoding uncharacterized protein LOC123976001 isoform X1, which translates into the protein MAGVRVELLVVLTAALLVSVEGWARIKKVQRTNVYESRQRSEPRSVTLPDYSRQDDDGEDAVLEDSLLQVEGATTSGNFYNFANHGDQIDAVDSSPRTWRRGTDGGFQMEFDNIPSRSHTSSTSQRQTGIDVVCSDVGFQITLPTGSLSEVKVVGSKDLLSVMDAPESCGYEVNPLTNTLAVPFTGCYVKRNDLYSLQLLYVNEFDQTQVATASCERSLKLDPGMLPRSSGPSSPTLKHIDPISVRPQRPTCTQRPQLPGSPQGPQLPGWPQLPGSPQGPQLPGWPQLPGSPQGPQLPGWPQLPGSPQGPQLPGWPQLPGSPQGPQLPGWPQLPGSPQGPQLPGWPQLPGSPQGPQLPGWPQLPGSPQGPQLPGWPQLPGSPQGPQLPGSPQGPQLPGSPQGPQLPGSPQGPQLPGSPQGPQLPGSPQGPQLPGSPQGPQLPGSPQGPQLPGSPQGPQLPGSPQGPQLPGSPQGPQLPGSPQGPQLPGSPQGPQLPGSPQGPQLPGSPQGPQLPGSPPCRQLPGSPPCRQRPGLPQGPQLPGSPQGPQRPPCRQRPGSPQGPQRPPCRQGPAPPTLPKTHGCGIPTGEQVTCGQSGISSSDCKMMGCCVGSSTSACYYPMDECTVDQHFVFAIRANSASIPVDPTKLVITGSTNCKPVIVNDKVAIFKFNVTECGVHAYEVGETMIYLAEVQTVVQSLTLQYGVITTRDPLRFMVECRYSKAGVALQSLASAGYMVKTPSSSLPSAVLSNGLYAVDLRIAKDQTYSSYLPTNNRPLRLLLGNPVYLELRLISPKPDAVILVNYCVAYPRSARNALVLIYEGCPNLYGPNMSILKICDSSNRHQRRFVVEAFQFMVQKTNDYLDEEIYFMCSTEVCFEADGPCEQQCFDGKAP
- the LOC123976001 gene encoding uncharacterized protein LOC123976001 isoform X4; this translates as MAGVRVELLVVLTAALLVSVEGWARIKKVQRTNVYESRQRSEPRSVTLPDYSRQDDDGEDAVLEDSLLQVEGATTSGNFYNFANHGDQIDAVDSSPRTWRRGTDGGFQMEFDNIPSRSHTSSTSQRQTGIDVVCSDVGFQITLPTGSLSEVKVVGSKDLLSVMDAPESCGYEVNPLTNTLAVPFTGCYVKRNDLYSLQLLYVNEFDQTQVATASCERSLKLDPGMLPRSSGPSSPTLKHIDPISVRPQRPTCTQRPQLPGSPQGPQLPGWPQLPGSPQGPQLPGWPQLPGSPQGPQLPGWPQLPGSPQGPQLPGWPQLPGSPQGPQLPGWPQLPGSPQGPQLPGWPQLPGSPQGPQLPGWPQLPGSPQGPQLPGWPQLPGSPQGPQLPGSPQGPQLPGSPQGPQRPPCRQRPGSPQGPQRPPCRQGPAPPTLPKTHGCGIPTGEQVTCGQSGISSSDCKMMGCCVGSSTSACYYPMDECTVDQHFVFAIRANSASIPVDPTKLVITGSTNCKPVIVNDKVAIFKFNVTECGVHAYEVGETMIYLAEVQTVVQSLTLQYGVITTRDPLRFMVECRYSKAGVALQSLASAGYMVKTPSSSLPSAVLSNGLYAVDLRIAKDQTYSSYLPTNNRPLRLLLGNPVYLELRLISPKPDAVILVNYCVAYPRSARNALVLIYEGCPNLYGPNMSILKICDSSNRHQRRFVVEAFQFMVQKTNDYLDEEIYFMCSTEVCFEADGPCEQQCFDGKAP